One Carassius auratus strain Wakin chromosome 3, ASM336829v1, whole genome shotgun sequence genomic region harbors:
- the LOC113043936 gene encoding uncharacterized protein LOC113043936: protein MTELDRLSTFMTERLMAAVKEIIVTVGRTVRMYEEESERIRSENKRLKDMLRDSRCFIEQANAVPVQSYQPISPGQSGWICSQNEELEPVEEIQQDQSHRLSEQHPFIKPEKPEYTVDAYRESIAFPSKATNDEGSHVCADHTNPDPIEDEMTNCRFSSKIKVEFINSSLCSGDAMGSTEDAYQSWSPHSPDLPLGTSDIYRAQHPNQPTFTVSQHNSSSHDANRVSYHNILCTNRAYCSSKCCEMQKRTIAKSSPVWKYFSLKEGDCSKAVCLMCRAVISRGRKEYTTSALLKHLRMKHGNALIFGSAKKRRMKEITRKTV, encoded by the exons ATGGCTGCTGTGAAGGAGATCATCGTCACGGTCGGTAGAACGGTTCGGATGTATGAGGAGGAATCGGAGCGAATCCGGAGCGAAAACAAGCGACTGAAAGACATGTTACGAGACTCCAGGTGCTTCATTGAACAAGCAAATGCTG TTCCTGTGCAGTCTTATCAACCCATCTCTCCTGGGCAGTCCGGATGGATCTGCAGCCAAAATGAGGAGCTAGAACCCGTTGAAGAGATCCAGCAGGACCAAAGCCATAGACTCAGTGAACAACACCCATTCATAAAACCGGAAAAGCCTGAGTACACTGTCGATGCTTACAGGGAATCCATAGCTTTCCCATCAAAAGCCACCAATGACGAGGGCTCACACGTGTGCGCTGATCACACCAACCCAGATCCTATTGAGGATGAAATGACAAACTGTCGTTTCTCATCTAAAATCAAAGTTGAATTCATCAACTCCAGCTTGTGTTCAGGCGATGCAATGGGAAGCACTGAAGATGCATATCAGAGCTGGTCGCCCCACAGCCCAGATTTGCCTTTAGGGACATCTGACATCTACAGAGCACAGCACCCAAACCAGCCAACATTCACAGTATCACAGCATAACAGTTCATCTCATGATGCCAATCGCGTTTCATATCACAACATATTGTGTACAAACAGAGCTTACTGTAGCAGTAAATGCTGTGAAATGCAAAAGAGAACAATAGCAAAATCAAGCCCTGTGTGGAAGTATTTCTCTCTAAAAGAGGGAGACTGTAGCAAAGCAGTGTGCCTTATGTGTAGGGCCGTCATATCTCGTGGTCGCAAAGAATACACAACGTCTGCCCTTCTAAAGCACCTACGGATGAAACATG GAAATGCACTAATCTTTGGCAGTGCTAAGAAGAGACGAATGAAAGAGATAACGAGAAAGACTGTGTGA
- the LOC113043956 gene encoding zinc finger protein 16 produces the protein MTKLQVINTFLTERLMATLNEIMDMIGGTVLQYEKELDSVQKDNEYLKKRLKEIEKIVESNGPAISNLAPSPPPPPHLKWTSSIETETMATEIYQNQNQVQNEQLTSTKAEEFSNHALLVTESDIDIPCPQLPNTLVLTDTDFEPSTLNEFPCGVKTEPDESLDSQSTDANISIYGPVPHCTAQLPATTDINHMPDPKVFSLSNYTDLESAKCTKSKPKSFRLSHSKISQTVLKTTCPESGVAHVNYNTAHQNTDSRSVRNDTNSGNSHLRIANVVVNPLRHTAFSREVRQGRGRGRGRGRGGGGGGGVKGPGTHICPQCGKLFPHHSRLKVHMLIHTGEKPYACAQCGKRFNNDGTLRNHSRVHLQLRLFDCPVCARSFKDAYTCRNHMRVHNR, from the exons ATGACGAAGCTGCAGGTCATCAACACGTTTCTGACGGAGCGCTTAATGGCGACGCTCAATGAAATCATGGACATGATCGGCGGAACGGTCCTGCAGTACGAGAAAGAGCTGGACAGCGTGCAGAAGGACAACGAGTATCTGAAGAAGAGACTGAAGGAGATCGAGAAAATCGTCGAGTCGAACG GTCCGGCCATTTCAAACCTTgcaccatcaccaccaccaccaccacatcTAAAATGGACTTCTAGCATTGAAACTGAAACAATGGCTACAGAGATCTATCAGAATCAGAACCAGGTACAAAATGAACAGCTCACCTCCACGAAAGCAGAAGAGTTCTCCAACCATGCTCTATTGGTGACTGAATCAGACATCGATATACCTTGTCCCCAGTTACCAAACACACTGGTTCTCACAGATACGGACTTTGAACCATCCACTTTAAATGAATTTCCTTGTGGTGTAAAAACAGAGCCTGATGAAAGCCTTGATTCACAGTCTACCGATGCTAACATATCCATCTACGGTCCAGTACCTCATTGCACTGCTCAGTTACCAGCTACTACTGATATTAACCACATGCCTGATCCTAAAGTGTTCAGTTTATCGAATTACACTGATCTAGAATCAGCTAAATGTACGAAGTCAAAGCCTAAATCCTTTCGATTATCCCACAGTAAAATAAGCCAAACTGTGTTAAAGACAACTTGCCCTGAATCAGGCGTAGCTCATGTCAACTACAACACCGCTCATCAAAACACAGACTCAAGATCAGTCAGGAACGACACTAATAGCGGCAACAGTCATCTCCGTATAGCTAATGTTGTGGTCAACCCTCTACGTCACACGGCGTTCAGCAGAGAGGTCAGGCAGGgtaggggtaggggaaggggacggggacgaggaggaggaggaggaggaggagtcaaAGGTCCTGGGACGCACATATGCCCACAGTGTGGAAAACTATTCCCGCATCATTCACGGCTAAAGGTGCACATGCTCATTCATACAGGAGAGAAGCCATACGCTTGTGCTCAGTGTGGGAAACGCTTCAACAACGACGGCACTCTGAGGAACCACAGCCGCGTGCATCTGCAGCTTCGTCTGTTTGACTGTCCTGTGTGTGCACGCAGCTTTAAGGATGCCTACACCTGTCGAAATCACATGCGTGTTCATAATAGGTGA